The sequence ACAATGccttaaataattacttttggACTGTGGCCCAATACAAATGATTGAGCAGTAATCAAAGATAGTTTTGTGCTGCTTTTCTGAATTGGGTCTAGGCTCCAACTTCTTTTAAGTGGGCCTCTCCGAATATAACTTGAGATTGCCTTGTAGGAACATTTCTATTCCACTTCATTTTCTCTCCTCTTTTGCTACAAAAAATCTTGAATGCTTTGTCGTCCGatcaaattatacataaatcacatgataagtataataaaattaattaaagtattaTTAGTTCAACGCTGTTTGAGCTGTAATGATTCCAATTCTTGTGCTTTTTCACGGGACTAGTCTTCATTTTCCACGTCCCACAAGTTAATGCTTCCGGGTATCGAAATTTCGGCCCCTCAACTTAGACAAGGACCAGTCTAGTAATAGGGAGCTTTGATTCTTTGGTAGAGGTAACTTTCACCTAATGATTGGAGGAGTGGGATTAGCTTACGGTTGGAGCTTCCCCCTCCATTACCCTCCCATTCCCCCTACGTCCATTCAAACACAAACtccaaatttttgaaattcaaaatacatTTAAGTAAAAAAGACAGCATAGAATTGCCCATAAAAGTGATGAGAGAGAGCTGGTCTTGAAATGGAAGACCTAACAGCCCACAATAGGACCATTTATATTCGACTGCCCTTAGAATCAATACGATTTCATTTCACACACACTCAGAATATACATCTCATattcctctccctccaaaaCCTTCTTTTATCACCACATATTTATGTTCACCCTAATCAACCTTCTTTAACTctacttctatatatatatttagatccCGTTTATTTCGAGTACTCGATTAAATGAATGATATTacacatttaattaatatagggTATATTATAGTTAGATTTCtctaaaaatgcaaaatttcaaaattacacttttacccctttcaaaaatttactattttcacTTGACCTCCTTTCGTTAGGGGCTTAGATGAAATATACtgacattagcaaaaaaacaatataaaattttaatttaacccattatttaatattctcatgtaataattttatatgtaaaggagaaaattataatgacGTTAACCTTAGTCCACAGatatatattagatttatcccgttataaatataaaaatattaaattataggcaaaataaaaaatttatgtaatattttttttttagcattaGCATTTTTCTAAGAGAAAgtttaatttcacattttcaaaagggtctgaatataatttaacctttaaatgtatgaaaaaaaaaaaactcaaagtTAATTATAGAGTAGAGCGTTTACTTTGTggatttaattctataattggGCTGGTTGGTTGATAGagattattcaataatttaaatcaaaagctATAAGCTTCTCTTCATCAACTTTTGCAACTCGTTGATAAGCTTTTCCTCCAAACCTAATGTTTCAatgattttcatttcattacaGTTAAGCTGAAAACTTATTCTTACATTTTATTCTGACCACacaaataaaagttattgcaAACATGGTTAGGACAAATATCTTGGTATGTTCCAAGAAAACTAATGACCTGAAGCTGAAAGAAgagattttcaaattttgcttTATCGGGGGTGGGGATGATTCTTGCTATCAGGGTGGCTACCGGTCcacagaagaagaaagaagcagCTCCTCCGGTCCAGAAACCCCCCCTTATCTTCCATCATCTAATCTTTGCTTTATCCAGGATTCCCATTCCATGCCACAGATAAGAGAAGATTCTGCCTCGATTTTCATTTGTCCATGATTTTTACACGATATGCTGCTTATGTCAcccacaatatatatatatatatatatatatatatcatggtACTTTTTCGACATTAGACCATTACCATGCTTCCGGGTGGCAATGGGTACAGATTTTCTGGCTCCAAAATATGATTACGAATCCTAATAACTAGGACAGGGGTGTTGGGTCTATTCCAACTCGCTcgattatattttacttatagataaatgaatatataataaattatttttaatatgtgatATAGAAGTTGTTATTGATGTGTGATTTATTAATGAACAATTGAAATGGGAtttatttggattattttgGTTAATCGTAATTTAGTCTAGTGATTcgaggaaaaaaattaaatatttgtgagGTGGACGATGGAACAAtcttatttgtaattaatatattattttttgctaatttatttgtggaataatatgatttgttaaattttctacattttctttcaattaaaagaaaaaatcggGTCAGATCCAGAGCCATGAATTTTATAGCGGAGCACAATAGGATGGAAAAATTGTAGGAGGCAGGGCGGTTCAGGCTGGAGTTGGTGAGACAGGTCCGAGTGCACTCCAACCcgttttataaaaataaagaattttaaacgactcaatttgaaaaaaaaaataagagcaTAAAAAAGAGTATTATCCAGTAGAAGGCGAACATctgctttctacttttttctCACTAAGAGTTTCATTTCTCGAAGCATTCGGAACAAAATCCTTAGaagattttttaatagtaaaaatcACCAGTGAATCAATCTTTTCTTGCAAGACGAGAGATGATGTGGGGACTACAGTTAAGTACGTAttgtaaaataactaaaatgcTCTAAGTTATAGTTCTTATGTCTTAATAATTCACATGTACTATCCAGTTCAAACTCGCGTACGGACTCAGGACAATCATACAATCAGAACTACACTAACATTGCTAATTTGAACATCGAAAATCCAAGAGTGATTAGGGCCAAAGGACTAAATCAAAGATGGGAAGTGATGAGATGAAGAGTAGGTATTTGTGCAAGTGTGAATAGGAGGGAAAGGGGTGAGGTGAGGGTGCATAGTGAGCTGCAAATGTTGAGCTTTTCTGGGCTACAAAACTAACACAATCATTGTACGGAGGTTTCAGGTGGACAGCTATAAGTTTGTTGGAATGTTGTTATTTCATCAAAGTACAAAGACACAAAGACAAGAAATCCACTGAAAATCAGAGTCCCCCCAAAACCTCATGCAAACTACGTACTTAATCATTTATCACCTTAACTTTTTTGGTGCACCCATCACAAAATCTTTCACACAAGTGTCCATGGGATTGTGGGACCCTCCAAAATTTTCTCTTGTACGacctatttttgtttttacccctcattaaattttggcaaaatcactattttttttaaaaaataataataaatatgaaatacacTTGAATTGTTGGGACATGAAGATctataaagatatatatatatatatacgggTAAAATCatagctattttttttaaatttgacataattatgaaaatattcctTTAAAATGGAACATAATAATGTAGCATCTAAACGGTGAGGTAGAAATACTTTActcttacattttttaaaataaaaaatatatttaaaaaatatagaaaattgagGATGGGTAAAGTTAATAACCTATAAGGCATATTAGTccgtaaaaatattttaaaaaaatctaaacaatatataaaattattattcataatataaaaggacattttggtcagtttacTTAGGACattacattttgatcagtttacTATACAAATCGATGAAAACTTAGAAGAAGGCTAACCAATGGACTTATTGTTAAACGAACATTAAATTTAAGGgatatttgtgatttttcaaaaaaacgaaaaaatatttataattaaatcaaactcaGAGGAGATGACTGTAATTTACCCTGTATACCACACTAgaagtttgatatttttgttattattcaaataattataggGTGGAGGGACATATAATTTGGGTAGAATTAAAGGGggcaaaaaatgcaattatagGTTGTTGATTATGTAGGTGGGTAGATCTTTTGTCAAGTGGGATGCATGCTTGAATTTGAAGGAAGAATGGGAGTGAAAGAGGAAATAGGCAATCCCAATAAACCAACCCATGTGAAAACCCCTTGCTGTTTGGATAcgagttaataatatatactaaactAGGAAATCCAACACTAATTACCCAGAAAGGGAGGATTCTATTCCTAGATTCCATGCTTTCTACACATGACTTTCTTCCTTTTAATACACCccaattaaaaattctaactccaatcaaatttatccaaatatgaatcaattatatgattggtCCTTTTCTTATGcctttaattattaaaaaaaattataatattatacgcataaaaatgatgatatatattgtattaaaacacaagatatatatatatatatatacacgtacTTGCGAAATTATGATGGTGATGGGGATATATTAGAGATAAAGtaaaaggatgaaaatatCCCCCACATGGACAAAATACGTTAATAGGTTAAGAATTCGCGCACTCATATTCAGGTTGGATTGAGACTGGTCTGTCCTGAcccaaaaatccaaaatgagGATCGTTAAATCATCTTGCTCATGATACTTGGAGTGAACTCAAATCAGGTTCTAAAACACCAAACTGGTATGGAGCAAACTTGATCTCTAACCGGGATCATATGAAAGTCGATGttaaagaaattcaaataattaaagacaaattgtctttttaaaaaaaaaaaaaagaagaaagaaaaaacagtgACAGAGAATTGTAGTAGTGAGTAAATTACAAGTGTGTGTCTCGAGAGGGACAAGAGTTTTTATTGGGGGGTTGAGATTCTTCAACGTTGTTAGCTTCGTTTGTCCTGCAGCTTCATCTTGTGGTTCTTAAGCTgacaaatcacataaaaaaattcttcagATTTTTGCAACTTTACAAGCCAACTGGCATTATCCcatccccacccccacccctgGAGCTTATAAAACAGCTCTGTTTTCGGCACTCTTCTCCACCATCTCTCTCACACTCCCAACTCTCTCTTCTCCATATACAACATTTCCTCCATCTTTTTCCTTAACTTCCTATACTGTTCTGTTCAAGTTTTCCGGTCGACAACAATGGCGTCGAGCTCCATGACCCGTGGCTCCGGCAGCGCCTGGACTGCCAAGGAAAACAAAGACTTTGAGAAGGCACTAGCAGTCTACGACAAGGACACCCCCGACCGTTGGGCCAATGTTGCCAGGGCTGTCGGAGGACGCACCGAGGAAGAGGTCCGAAGGCATTACGACATCCTCGTTGAGGACATCAACTGTATCGAGAGCGGCAGAGTGCCCTTCCCCAACTACCGTACCACCTCCTCCTCCGGAGGTGGTTACATGAGAAACAATGAGGAGCAAAGGTAGTAATAACTAATATAAAGTACACACTTTTGCTGCATTGTTATTAGactaacaaatatttcttgCTTGAATTTGGTTAGATCGTAACCaatcaaatcatataataaatgtattatatttatcatgtgattggttACTTTCTGAAATAACgtgtctattatatatatactagctAGTTGTCCTGTTAAAGGACGATTAAACATgcataaaaattgattatcaTTGGATGTAAGAACTAAATCTTTggattatactaaatttaggCAACTGATGAAAAATGATGTAACAAAGACTAATGTCCGTTGGTTGCATGTATGTGCTCGTGGGCATAAGAGCGGGTACACTACGTACCATGTACAGATAAATGTTGATATAATACTTTATTTGACACATGTCCTTAAGGGGACAATTCAATGGTTTTGGGACCAAACTTCTTTATGAGAGATCTCGTGTTTGAAATTAAGGTATATGCACCCGTATTAGGTGCATGactgttattaaaaaaaaactttatttaatacacATTGTTTAAATTAGCAACGTGAAtcttatgtaaattttttgtataatatccttaaaaatcaaaatcagttatatatatatatattcccaTTACATTATTGCACCTTGATATTGAACAGTATAGTTGCCATGCAGGATGAAAAACCTGAAGCTGCAGTGAGCCAGCCGTCGGATACATGAAATAATAAAGGAAGCACCGtccatctatatatatacgtcGAGATCTACGTACGTACGCGGGGATATgtctatctatatatctatacacattatatatatatatataagaatatgcAGCTAGCATGCAGTAGCTTATGATGACCagaatcacacacacacacagagtgGTTCTTGGTCGATCGTATTGGCAAgttgtatatttatatccAAGTTGTTTGAGATCTATGTATTGATCACGACTACGTTTAGTATGAATGAAGATAGTGTTCCTCGCCAGCCAATTTTTATACCAAGATTTGGccttaataattaattaactagtgaattataaataatgaaatgaatTACCTAATATATCAAGTCATTTGagctaaattattttttaattttataatataatcgATCGTATCAAACAAATGCACGTATTTGGTGAGGCTCAATCGTACGTAATACCTAGTTCCAGAATTTTAATGccttaatattaattattattcgaGTGAACCTTTATTGGCAGACAATCACGACAAGAAAtaccattttttttgtcatgaaTACCACAGTcgaaagtaaaaaattatgataaatgcTCGTTAGCCACGATTATGCAACAAGTATTAGCCAATGTATTGTTTGAGTAGGCAGGccaaaatattagttcattatattttaattctaattaaaaattatgacaaatagtTCATTATAGTTAAAGAcgtgataaatattaattaattataatcaaatttttattttactttttcatttattaattaattatgcgtcattttcaacaaaaaaggTTTTAAATTCACAACGCAacttttaaatagaaaaataactaaagactccttaattctttttccttgaGCGGAGAGTCTAATTATCCATCcacatgtatataaaaatatacaaatttaggCTCCTATTTGGAGAACATCAATAATTGTACCCCCCAAAGTTTATTGACTTATATTGagagatatattttaattagggGATATTATTTAGTTACTAATCCATGAGCGTAATCCATAATTaatggattgaattttttatttcaaatcttgATATATATCGCAAAACGTACCTGTATAAAGATGGTATcacttattatatttataaaaaaatttatacacatAGTGCATGTTTGTTAATtgaaatagaagatgcaacatGCATGACTCACTAGaagaaattttactattaacggctataaattaaaattatggtaaataattattattaactattgttaaataaaaatcaatgtaaaaatttaaattatccatcatgaaaattatttatgccATGGTTTATTTTCGCTCACTTGTGAAATTCACGGCCAACGACAATCACATGACGGTGGttataatgattatttactatgggtatttatttttaaccatgacaattaGCCATGgttaaatgttaaatttattctaGTGTGACatataaattcagaaaatcaCGAAGATTAACAGCTTATAGTTCGAGTTCAAGTATACTAGATTGAAACTGATCATATAGCGAATGTGTCATActttttatgtgattgatatgCGATTTTAAGAGGGGGGgaaataactaataatttagtaattacAGGAACATTTGCCATATGATTTATATggtatgatcaaattaaatgaattataaataaggattatcttaaaaaatctGGATTATTAATGAATAGTTCAGTGATTTAAGCCAAGAAAGCTGGGCGGACATGAAAATGATTGGAGGAAAGGGTGTAAGGGTATGTGGGATGAAGCAGTGCGAGCTGTTATTAGGTAGTGTTTGTTCACCAACCAATCCCTATTCCCAATTCCCAATTCCCAATTCCCAATTTCCAGCCCAAGAGATTCACATTGGCTTGTAGAACATTATCGTACGCCAGATATTCTCAGCATTAGGGCCactaattttggatttttgaagcacatatatataattgtaattatttgtttaattattattcatgcTATTTATTAAAGcttaaatactttataataattaattttgattgacaaaatatatttattaaaatatcttaaattttacttatttcttctgtatataaatatctctttaattaattaactatatcaataatctttcaatttcatatatatatttaaattaatttattttatcaattgtaGCGTgctgtttattttattttcatccttgttaattaattaaaagaatatagtacaaaaataaattattaacataGATGAACTTTTCGTATTTCCCAcagtatatttatatttttatggggATATTGTTATAAGTAAAAAGAACTTTATCATTTAAACAGATTATTTCCTACATATTTCAAATCAACTCGACTTATCATTGGTgataaattgtttattttagggataattataattacacccctcatttattatctttttacacaaatcacccatgtctttttaaaagttacagAAATCACCCCTAATAGCCATTAAGTCCAAAAATGCCCTTGTTGACctggtcaaaatttaatttaatttttcaataacaGAAATGCCCTCAAAGGTGCCTTGTAATTACTAAAAGGTATAGGGGTGTCAAAATAATGTTTATGGAAATGAATAACAtgtcatgtatattttttattaggaacaattatatttacactctcACTTATTGCTTTTTTATACATACTACCtttgcatttttaaaaattacagaaaccacCCCTGATAGCCtttaaaatctcaaaatgcccttgtttacaactttaattttatttttcaataatagaaATGTCCTCAGGGGTGTTTTGTAATTACCAAAAGTTAGAGGGAGTCAAACTAATATTTATGGGGATGAACAATATGAGCCcgtatatttatactaatttttaatttaaatttaaactattttataactttttttaattgaatctctatgtaaaattacaccttttaataattaaatatttaattatttaattaatatattaataaaattaattactagattataagtttaaattaaaaagttatcacgcttttctaaattttttaaattattaaaattcaaaaatatttatattctatttttatttatattttagattattaaattaattttttaaaaaaactattcCTTCTTCCTAATCCTATCGTTGTGCCCACCTTCAACTCCTGCATGTACCCTCGTTCACACAGCCCCAATGTTGCCTATGCCTCGCCCCACTTGCGCCTTTCACCCCACCCGCCTCTATCATCGTTGgccatcaaaatatatatgtataaatgtataaaaatatatataaaaatatgttcaattatatacatatttatattgtataaacatatatatgtgtataatttattaatttttataaaatttagttataaataaaataattttttttttaattttgagaatttaaaatgatttaaacaagtttgacaatttttaaatttgaatttataagctagtaactaatttttatgagtatattaattaagtaatttaatatttcaatcattaaagaggtgtaaatttatatacatattcaatagaaaaaagtaaataaaataatataatttaaattaaaaattagtataaatattaaaaaacagGCTCATATTATTCATCCATATAAACATTACTTTGGCATCCCCTCTAACTTCTCTGAGGGTATTTTTGACATTGAAAAACTAGATTAAAGTTTAACCGAGTCAATAGGGGTATTTTGGGGTTTTAAAGGCTATCATGGgtggtttctgtaatttttaaaaagatagaaGTGATTTGTATAGAAAGACAATAAATGGAaggatgtaaatgtaattatccctttattttatcttacctttcttgatttaataaaataaatataataaaaatgtaaattacaCACTTATACTTAGCTTGATTCAACCATTGATAACAAATTAAAGATCAAATTGGTTAATAAATTTGACATATCAAAGAcattactaattaaaattggtCTCCAATGTCTCAAATTTCtaaaacccccccccccccccacacccacacacataGAACTACAACTATCTCATCATTGTTGCGGTGATCTCTTTGTTCATAGAGTGAGTAACGTACTATGCAAGCGCTACATATTCATACCAGAAAAAATTGTGATCGTGTTTTACGATCTTTATAATTGATCAATTGTAGTCAATAACTAGTATTTAGTCCCATCAAACATCTATGAAAGTGATGTAGGCAAACACTTCATATTAATTGAAGAGAAGGAACTTGAGCACGCGGCTTATAAGTTCTAAGGCATCATCATCTCctcaaagaattatttttctgGATTTATAAAGTCAAAACAGATAATATCTTGCAAATTGGGATGCTGATCACATCGCACACCACCATTCAACGTAacaattaaactaaaaataattatcggTATTTTTTAGAGTGAACTGTTGACAATCTTATTAAGTTGCTTTCATCTCTTGGTGTTAAATATAGGAGCGTACAATTTTCGATAACTGATCAAAAAtctacaaaatgaaaaatttgatttttgtcgAATACCAAACTGAAAATtcgattatttatttatttatttatttttgaattttggtcatcggttctattttattttttgtacccCTTGGGGAATCCAACGGAATAtcgaaattttaaaacaaaataaccGCAAGGGTTGGGCCGAGCACAGTCATAACTTTCCCGGTGGGCGGTGAAACACGTGGGTCTACCCTCAGGCCTGGGGTTGGGCGGAGTTGTAATCGCATGAAGGTGTCCACAGACTCCACACAGCAAGCAACTGGGctcaaatttattgtaattataaatatattttttattatttaaaaaattataaatattttttaaattaataatcatctaacaaatatctcTTTATAGTGGATTGTCACGAGAaggtatttgttaaatgaatattaaattaaaataatgtttgtaatttttcaaataacaaagtggtatttataattataacaaattttaaagaactccattataatttatcctataaaataaacgtataatatttttatattttacttaatatatagatatagtgaatattttattaaaatatataaataacaaaacttttatacatttatggGGTAtgtattcaattaaataagaCATAGAAATCaacatgcaataaaaaatcaaattgaaatatatatatatatatatatatatatattacagcTACATtccctaaaatttggtataacaataaaaaatcaaattgaaatatatatatatatatatatattacagcTACATtccctaaaatttggtataattacaaatacttctagttattttaaaactataaGTACCCATCAAATGaacaataattatgtaatttttaaatcgtgGGTAAAAATTACCAgtttacccttatttttattttttaataaaaaaatcaaaaaatttgaggGAGGCTGAAGTAAATAAatccattaaaaa comes from Sesamum indicum cultivar Zhongzhi No. 13 linkage group LG10, S_indicum_v1.0, whole genome shotgun sequence and encodes:
- the LOC105172893 gene encoding transcription factor RADIALIS-like isoform X1 yields the protein MASSSMTRGSGSAWTAKENKDFEKALAVYDKDTPDRWANVARAVGGRTEEEVRRHYDILVEDINCIESGRVPFPNYRTTSSSGGGYMRNNEEQRMKNLKLQ
- the LOC105172893 gene encoding transcription factor RADIALIS-like isoform X2 translates to MASSSMTRGSGSAWTAKENKDFEKALAVYDKDTPDRWANVARAVGGRTEEEVRRHYDILVEDINCIESGRVPFPNYRTTSSSGGGYMRNNEEQSCHAG